DNA sequence from the Streptomyces tsukubensis genome:
CGCCCGCACCTGCTGGGAGAGCGACGGCTGGGAGACATGGACCCGCTCGGCGGCGCGGGTGAAGTGCCGGGTCTCCGCCACGGCCACGAAATACAGGAGCTGCTGGAACTGCATATCCCCAGGATAGACGCCATCATAGGAGCTGCCTATGGAGATCAGCCGAATCATGTCTTGGACCACTGGTCATGAGCGCGTCTACGGTTCCCGACATGGCTTCGGCAACACGTACGGAACGGAAACCGGCGGCCGGGACCCGGCCCCGGCCCCCGCGCTCCTTCTGGGGGTCCACGGTCGGCAAGAAGACCGTGATGGCCGTCAGCGGACTGATCATGCTCGGCTATCTGGTCGCCCATGTCGCGGGCAATCTGAAGGTCTTCTTCGGACCCGAGGAGTTCAACGCCTACGGCCACTGGCTGCGCACCATGGGCGCGCCCGTGCTCCACCACGAGTGGGCGCTGTGGATCGTGCGGATCGGACTGGTCGCCGCGGTCGTCGCGCACGCCGTCAGCGCGTACCAGCTGAGCCGCCGGGACATCCGGGCCCGTCCCACCGGCTATGTGCACAAGCGGCGCCGGGCGAGCTACGCCACCCGGACCATGCGCTGGGGCGGGGTGATCATCGCCCTCTTCGTCGTCTGGCACATCCTCGACCTGACGACCCTCACGGTGAACGAGAACGCCGAGCCCGGCAAACCGTACGAGAACGTCGTGGCCACCTTCTCGACCTGGTACGGCAACGTCATCTACCTCACGGCGATGCTCGCCGTCGGGCTGCACGTCCGGCACGGCTTCTGGAGCGCCGCCCAGACCCTCGGCATCGGCAGCGCCCGCCGCGACCGGGCCCTCAAGTCCGTGGCCAACGGCCTCGCGCTCGTCCTGACCGCGGGCTTCGTCGCCGTACCCGTCGCCGTGATGACCGGAGTGGTGAGCTGAATGAGTTACACGGAGTACGAGACCGGCGCCCCGGTCACCGACACCAAGGCGCCGGACGGGCCGATCGCCGGGCGCTGGGACCGCCGCCGCTTCGAGGCGAAGCTCGTCAACCCGGCCAACCGGCGCAAGCACACCGTCATCGTGGTGGGCACCGGACTGGCCGGCGGAGCGGCCGGCGCCACCCTCGGTGAACAGGGCTACCAGGTGGAGCAGTTCTGCTACCAGGACTCGCCCCGCCGGGCCCACTCCATCGCCGCCCAGGGCGGTATCAACGCGGCCAAGAACTACCGCAACGACGGCGACTCGGTCCACCGCCTCTTCTACGACACCGTCAAGGGCGGCGACTTCCGCGCCCGTGAGTCCAATGTGCACCGGCTGGCCCAGATCTCCGTGGAGATCATCGACCAGTGCGTGGCCCAGGGCGTTCCGTTCGCCCGGGAGTACGGCGGACTCCTCGACACCCGCTCCTTCGGCGGCGTCCAGGTCTCCCGTACCTTCTACGCCCGCGGCCAGACCGGCCAGCAGCTCCTCCTCGGCGCCTACCAGGCCCTGTCCCGGCAGATCGCCGCGGGCACCGTCACCATGCACCCGCGGACCGAGATGCTCGACCTGGTCGTCGTCGACGGGCGGGCCCGCGGCATCGTGGCCCGCGATCTGATCACCGGCGAGATCTCCACCCACTTCGCGGACGCCGTGGTCCTGGCCACCGGCGGCTACGGCAACGTCTTCTATCTGTCGACCAACGCCATGAACTCCAACGCCACCGCCGTCTGGCGGGCCCACCGCCGCGGTGCCTGGTTCGGCAACCCCTGCTTCACCCAGATCCACCCCACCTGCATCCCGCGCACCGGCGACCACCAGTCGAAGCTGACCCTGATGAGCGAATCACTCCGCAACGACGGCCGTATCTGGGTGCCGAAGGCGGCGGGCGACACCCGGCCCCCGGGCGAGATCCCCGAATCCGAACGGGACTACTACCTGGAGCGGATCTACCCCTCCTTCGGCAATCTCGTCCCGCGGGACATCGCCTCCCGGGCCGCGAAGAACGTCTGCGACGAGGGCCGCGGCGTCGGCCCCGGCGGACAGGGCGTCTACCTCGACTTCGCGGACGCGATCCGCCGGCTGGGCCGCGAGAAGGTGGCGGAGCAGTACGGCAACCTGTTCGACATGTACCAGCGGATCACCGCGGAGGACCCGTACGAGGTCCCCATGCGGATCTACCCCGCCGTGCACTACACCATGGGCGGGCTCTGGGTGGACTACGACCTCCAGACCACCGTCCCGGGGCTCTTCGCGATCGGTGAGGCCAACTTCTCCGACCACGGAGCCAACCGCCTCGGCGCCTCCGCCCTGATGCAGGGACTCGCCGACGGATACTTCGTCCTGCCGTCCACCATCAACGACTACCTCGCCCGCACCCCCCTCGGTGACCGGCCCACCGCCGCGCATCCGGAGGTCGCGGACATCGTCGCGGAGACCGAGGACCGGCTGAACCTCCTGCTCGCCGTCGACGGCGACCGGACCCCCGACTCCTTCCACCGCGAACTCGGTGAACTGATGTGGGAGTACTGCGGGATGTCCCGTACGGAGGAGGGACTCCGTAAGGCCCTCGAACGCATCCCGCAGATCCGGGAGGAGTTCTGGCAGCGCATCAAGGTGCCCGGCACCGGAGACGAGTTCAACCAGTCGCTGGAGAAGGCCAACCGGATCGTCGACTATCTGGAGCTGGCCGAGCTGATGTGCCTCGACGCCCTGCACCGCGCCGAATCGTGCGGCGGCCACTTCCGCGAGGAGTCCCAGACCCCCGACGGCGAGGCCGCCCGCCGCGACGAGGAGTTCGGCTACGCCGCAGCCTGGGAGTTCCCCCGGGACCGGCGCGCCCCCGTCCTCCACAAGGAAACCCTCGTCTTCGAACACGTCCACCCCACCCAGCGGAGCTACGCATGAGGCTCACCCTCCGCGTCTGGCGCCAGCAGCGCGCCGACGCACCCGGCGCCATGGCCGTGTACGACGTCGACGGCATCTCCCCGGACATGTCGTTCCTGGAGATGCTCGACACCCTCAACGAGGAGCTGATCCTCCGCGGCGACGACCCCGTCGCCTTCGACCACGACTGCCGCGAGGGCATCTGCGGAGCGTGCAGCCTCGTCATCAACGGCGACGCCCACGGCCCCGAGCGGACCACCACCTGCCAGCTCCATATGCGGTCCTTCACCGACGGCGACACCATCGACGTGGAACCCTGGCGGGCCGCCGCCTTCCCGGTGGTCAAGGACCTGGTCGTGGACCGCTCCGCCTTCGACCGGATCATCCAGGCCGGCGGCTATGTGTCCGCCCCCACCGGCTCGGCGCCCGAAGCCCACGCCGCACCGGTGCCGAAGGCCGACGCCGACTACGCCTTCGAACACGCCGAGTGCATCGGCTGCGGGGCGTGCGTGGCCGCCTGCCCCAACGGGTCGGCGATGCTCTTCACCTCAGCGAAGGTCAACCACCTCAAGGTGCTGCCACAGGGCGCGCCCGAACGGGAGAGCCGGGTGCTCGACATGGTCGCGGCCATGGACGAGGAGGGCTTCGGCGGCTGCACCCTGGCCGGCGAATGCGCCACGGCCTGCCCCAAGGGCATTCCCCTGCCGTCGATCTCCGCCATGAACAAGGAGTGGCTGCGCGCGACCAGGCGCACCCGGACCTGACAGCGGCACCGGGCACCCGGTCCGCGCCCGCCGGGCCGGTTCAGCCCCGCAGGGCCCGGGCCAGCCAGGGGGCGGTACGGCTGCCGGGGGCCGCCGCCACCTGCTCCGGCGTGCCCTCCGCGACCACCCGGCCGCCCTCGGCGCCGCCACCCGGGCCCAGGTCCACCACCCAGTCGGCCCGGGCCACCACCGTCATGTCGTGCTCCACGACGACCACCGAATGCCCCCCTTCCACCAGCACGTCGAGCCGGTCCAGCAGGATCTCCACATCCGCCGGATG
Encoded proteins:
- a CDS encoding succinate dehydrogenase cytochrome b subunit translates to MASATRTERKPAAGTRPRPPRSFWGSTVGKKTVMAVSGLIMLGYLVAHVAGNLKVFFGPEEFNAYGHWLRTMGAPVLHHEWALWIVRIGLVAAVVAHAVSAYQLSRRDIRARPTGYVHKRRRASYATRTMRWGGVIIALFVVWHILDLTTLTVNENAEPGKPYENVVATFSTWYGNVIYLTAMLAVGLHVRHGFWSAAQTLGIGSARRDRALKSVANGLALVLTAGFVAVPVAVMTGVVS
- a CDS encoding succinate dehydrogenase/fumarate reductase iron-sulfur subunit → MRLTLRVWRQQRADAPGAMAVYDVDGISPDMSFLEMLDTLNEELILRGDDPVAFDHDCREGICGACSLVINGDAHGPERTTTCQLHMRSFTDGDTIDVEPWRAAAFPVVKDLVVDRSAFDRIIQAGGYVSAPTGSAPEAHAAPVPKADADYAFEHAECIGCGACVAACPNGSAMLFTSAKVNHLKVLPQGAPERESRVLDMVAAMDEEGFGGCTLAGECATACPKGIPLPSISAMNKEWLRATRRTRT
- a CDS encoding fumarate reductase/succinate dehydrogenase flavoprotein subunit, with product MSYTEYETGAPVTDTKAPDGPIAGRWDRRRFEAKLVNPANRRKHTVIVVGTGLAGGAAGATLGEQGYQVEQFCYQDSPRRAHSIAAQGGINAAKNYRNDGDSVHRLFYDTVKGGDFRARESNVHRLAQISVEIIDQCVAQGVPFAREYGGLLDTRSFGGVQVSRTFYARGQTGQQLLLGAYQALSRQIAAGTVTMHPRTEMLDLVVVDGRARGIVARDLITGEISTHFADAVVLATGGYGNVFYLSTNAMNSNATAVWRAHRRGAWFGNPCFTQIHPTCIPRTGDHQSKLTLMSESLRNDGRIWVPKAAGDTRPPGEIPESERDYYLERIYPSFGNLVPRDIASRAAKNVCDEGRGVGPGGQGVYLDFADAIRRLGREKVAEQYGNLFDMYQRITAEDPYEVPMRIYPAVHYTMGGLWVDYDLQTTVPGLFAIGEANFSDHGANRLGASALMQGLADGYFVLPSTINDYLARTPLGDRPTAAHPEVADIVAETEDRLNLLLAVDGDRTPDSFHRELGELMWEYCGMSRTEEGLRKALERIPQIREEFWQRIKVPGTGDEFNQSLEKANRIVDYLELAELMCLDALHRAESCGGHFREESQTPDGEAARRDEEFGYAAAWEFPRDRRAPVLHKETLVFEHVHPTQRSYA